A window of the Aquarana catesbeiana isolate 2022-GZ linkage group LG05, ASM4218655v1, whole genome shotgun sequence genome harbors these coding sequences:
- the LOC141146125 gene encoding uncharacterized protein — translation MCYLLQRLVLGTERGLSAVEDRKRSLLEKLNKYTNSTEKVGSLTIYKMKMEDVKLNKKNKVIMMVGETRSGKTTLINAMINYIFGVDWKDDYRFQLIEESSKKSQAHSQTSSVTMYQIIHEDGFRIPYSITIIDTPGFGDTRGIDHDEKIMQKIRDFFSKCQFTEIDAICFVVQSFLVGLTPTQVYIYDKILSIFGNDIKDNIVFFTTFADVQEPSVLSAITEADVPCAKSKDGKPVYFMINNGMLYANNRPDQVGKRVYKAQEMQWEMGMESIEEFFLQYLPGLASKDLTLTKEVLAKRKALEVILDGLGRNIERVTGKQYELEQTERALNENWEEVKKNENLEYFDIKKKYEKAVKKVMALEVVVLNLKEDIKKAEDRVMEFTGEIAKILKRLQEIALKPNPMSATDYIKLLIEKEKQEGKSGYMERIKIMEENLKEFEYFEKILRLAKCQN, via the exons ATGTGCtacttgctgcaaaggctagttttag GTACTGAACGCGGCCTTTCTGCGGTAGAAGATCGTAAAAGGTCTCTACTGGAGAAACTGAACAAATACACAAACAGCACAGAGAAGGTTGGATCTCTGACCATTTACAAGATGAAAATGGAGGATGTAAAGCTCAATAAGAAAAACAAAGTGATCATGATGGTTGGTGAAACCAGATCTGGTAAAACAACCCTGATTAATGCTATGATCAACTACATCTTTGGTGTGGACTGGAAGGATGATTACCGGTTCCAGCTAATTGAAGAGAGTAGTAAGAAGAGTCAAGCCCACAGCCAAACATCGAGTGTCACTATGTACCAGATCATCCACGAAGATGGCTTCCGAATCCCGTACTCCATAACCATTATTGACACTCCGGGGTTTGGAGACACCAGAGGGATAGATCATGATGAAAAAATCATGCAGAAAATAcgagattttttttctaaatgccaATTCACGGAAATTGATGCGATTTGTTTTGTGGTTCAGTCATTTTTAGTTGGGTTAACTCCAACACAGGTGTACATCTATGACAAAATTTTATCCATTTTTGGGAATGACATCAAGGATAATATAGTCTTCTTCACTACCTTCGCTGATGTCCAGGAACCGAGCGTTCTCTCAGCAATTACTGAGGCTGATGTTCCCTGTGCAAAATCTAAAGATGGAAAACCTGTGTATTTTATGATCAATAACGGCATGCTGTACGCTAATAACCGACCTGATCAAGTTGGCAAACGTGTCTACAAGGCTCAAGAAATGCAGTGGGAAATGGGAATGGAAAGCATTGaggaattttttttacaatatttgccTGGATTAGCCAGTAAAGATTTAACTTTAACAAAGGAAGTTCTAGCAAAAAGAAAGGCTTTGGAGGTAATTTTGGATGGACTTGGCCGAAACATTGAGAGGGTGACTGGGAAACAGTATGAATTGGAGCAAACCGAGAGAGCTCTGAATGAAAACTGGGAGGAGGTTAAAAAGAATGAGAATTTAGAGtattttgatattaaaaaaaaatatgaaaaagcgGTGAAGAAGGTGATGGCTCTAGAAGTTGTTGTCTTAAATTTGAAGGAAGACATTAAGAAGGCAGAGGATAGGGTAATGGAATTTACGGGGGAGATTGCTAAGATCCTCAAACGTCTCCAGGAGATCGCCTTAAAACCAAACCCGATGTCTGCCACAGATTACATAAAGCTGCTCATCGAAAAAGAGAAGCAGGAAGGAAAGAGTGGATATATGGAGAGAATTAAAATAATGGAAGAAAACTTAAAAGAatttgaatattttgaaaaaatattacGTCTGGCAAAATGTCAAAACTGA